A genomic stretch from Pirellulales bacterium includes:
- a CDS encoding PspA/IM30 family protein, with product MNWMESFSFVIRSSVTTLREKVENPERMLHQLLVDMEEEQCRVRSSVAEAIADEIQLGKQVDKARQDSETWLERASTAMQHGDERAAQAALEQKLAADGRAASLEQEHAKQKEQTAKLGRSVRELESKIRQARQKRTLLLARLTRADSQRRIDGAISQCGTDSAFASFDRLEQRVERAEALATANDRLADRDPDAEELARQFEEQQRQEQLKVELEELKRRVSQ from the coding sequence ATGAATTGGATGGAAAGTTTCAGTTTCGTGATTCGCTCCAGCGTGACCACGCTTCGCGAGAAGGTGGAAAATCCGGAGCGAATGCTGCATCAATTGCTGGTCGACATGGAAGAGGAGCAGTGCCGTGTACGGTCGAGCGTGGCCGAGGCTATTGCCGACGAGATTCAGCTTGGCAAGCAGGTCGACAAGGCGCGGCAGGACAGCGAGACCTGGCTCGAGCGCGCCTCGACGGCCATGCAACACGGTGACGAGCGGGCGGCCCAAGCGGCACTCGAGCAAAAGCTGGCTGCCGACGGCCGCGCCGCGTCGCTCGAGCAGGAACACGCCAAGCAAAAGGAGCAGACGGCGAAACTGGGTCGCTCGGTGCGCGAACTGGAATCCAAGATTCGGCAGGCGCGGCAAAAGCGCACGTTGCTCTTGGCGCGCTTGACCCGGGCCGATTCGCAGCGACGGATCGACGGTGCCATCTCGCAATGCGGCACGGACTCCGCCTTTGCCTCGTTCGATCGACTCGAACAGCGTGTGGAACGGGCCGAAGCACTGGCCACGGCCAACGATCGGCTGGCCGACCGCGACCCCGACGCGGAGGAATTAGCGCGACAGTTTGAAGAACAACAACGTCAGGAGCAATTAAAGGTCGAACTTGAGGAGCTGAAACGCCGTGTATCCCAGTAA